The genome window GGCGCTGACGATCATGTTGGCGATCAGCTTGGCGCCGATGGCCACGCGCGGCTGGTCCTTGCGGTCCTGGCGCGCGTAGCCGAAGTACGGCATGACCGCCGTGACCCGCGCGGCCGAGGCGCGCTTGACGGCGTCGGTCAGCAGCAGCAGTTCCAGAATGCTGTCGGCCGGCGCGGTGGTGCTCTGGATGATGAAGATGTCGCGGCCGCGGACATTTTCATCGATGCGCACAAAGATTTCGCCGTCGGCGAAACGCTTGATGGTCACCTCGCCCAGCGGCACGCGCAGGTGCGCGGCGATTTCTTCGGCAAGCGGGCGGTTGGCCGTGCCGGCCAGCAGCATGGGGCCACCACTCGCGAACGCTTCCGGCATGTCCTGACGGGGTTGCGTGGAGACGGATTGCGAGCCGGGAAGATACCCTGCGCGCACACGCGCCGAAAGTGCGGGGGTGAAAAGACGTGCTGCTACGCGGGATTACGGCCGGTTTGACGAGTCCAAGGAGAGGTCGGACGTGCATCTCGGGATTCCGCGCGTCCGGCGGGGAGGCCCCTCCCCCGGCCCCTCCCCGTGCAAACTGCGCACGGAGAGGGGAGAACCGCGGATCCGTGTGTTCCGGAGAGCCCGGCGCGGCGGCGGGCACCCCTCTCCCCACGGCCCCCTCTCCCGCAAGCGGGAGAGGGGGAGACCTCAGCGTGGATGCCGGCTGGCGCTCGGGCCGGCGGCCATTGTGCCGGCGGTTGAAACCGCGCCTCGAAAAACACGAAGTCCGCCTGCGCGGACTGTGGCGGCGGACCTTATTCATCCCCGCGATGCAGTTGAAGCCCCGAACCGGACGCGCCAGCGGCCGGTGTCGGGGGTTCCCGCTGTTTGAGCGGCGGATTCATTCGCTCCCGGTATCCGCCGCCACGCGCGACTCCGCTTCCCGCACCAAACTCTCCGCCCGCTCCAACCCTCCCCCAGTCCGTTTTGGGGGAGGGTGGGCCGGTGGTGCCGGCCCGGGTGGGGGCCGCCGTGAAAATCGCCCGGAACGACAAAGGCCGGCTCCCGCGCGGGGAGCCGGCCTCCGTTCATCCATCCAGCGTCCGGAAAAGACTACTTCACGAACTCGGACACGTCGCGCACCACCACGGTGCCCACGTTGGCGGCGCGGAGACCCGCCTCCACCTTGCTGCGGTCACCCACCACGACCACCACCGACTGCCCGGGGCGCACGTACTGGTTGGCCACGCGGCGCAGGTCCGCCGCGGTCACCGCCATCGTCCGCTCCACGTACGTTTCCAGGAACGACGGGTCGATGCCGTACGTTTCCAGGTTGCCGTATTGCGCGGCGATGTCGGAGGTGGTTTCCAGCTGGTCCGGCAGGCGCAGCGCCACGTAGCGGCGCGCCTTGTCCAGCTCCGCCTCGGTGACGTCTTCCGTGCGGATGCGGTTGAGCTCCTTGAAGAACTCCACCACCGAGCTGTCCGTCGCATTGGTCTGCACGCCCGCGCGGGCGGTGAACGGACCGGCGCCGCGCAGCATCTGGTAGCCGCTGCTGGCCCCGTACGCCCAGCCGTGCGTCTCGCGCAGGTTGGTGTTCAGCCGGCTGGTGAACGACGCGCCCAGAAGCGTGTTCATCACCAGCAGCGCGTAGTAGTCCGGCGTGTTGCGCGCCACACCCGGGTGCCCGATGCGGATTTCCGACTGCGCCGCGCCCGGCTTGTCGACCAGGTACACCGTGGTGCGGTTCAACGCCGCCGGGGTGGCCGGCGTGGCCGTGAGCGACGGGCCCGTGCCCGTGGCGCGCCACGAGCCGAACGCCTGCTCCACCAGCGGCTCCATCTGCGCCGGATCCACGTCGCCCACCAGGATCAGCGTGCTGTTTTCCGGCCGGTAGCCGCGCGCGTGGAACGCCGCCACCGCCGCGCGGTTCAGCCGCTCCGTGGTGGCCTGCGTGGGATAGCGCCCGTACGGATGCTGCTCGCCGTACACCAGGCTGCTGAACGCGTAGTTGGCGATGGTCGTCGCCTCGTCGCGGGCGCGCGCCAGCTGCGTCAGGCGCTCCTGGCGAAGCCGGTCAACCTCGCGCTGCGGAAAGTCCGGGCGCGTCACCACGTCGGCCATCAGCCGCAGCGCCGCGGGAAAGTTCTGCTTGAGCACGTACAGGTTGGCCTGCGCGGCGTCCACCCCGGCGCTGGTGGTGAGCGACGCGCCCAGCAGGTCCAGCGCGTCGGCCAGCTGCAGCGAGTTCTTTCCGCCCGCGCCCTCGTCCAGCATGCTGGCCGTGAACGAGGCCAGCCCCGACGCGTTGGCCGGCTCGTCGCCGGTGCCCGCACCGCGGGTGAGCATCAGGGCGCTTACGACGGGCAGTTCGCGCTGCTGGATGTACACGACCTTGAGGCCGTTGGGCAGCGTGCGGCGCACCGCGTCCGGCAGGTCGATGCGCGGCGCGGCCGAGGTGGACGGCGCCGTGGTCGGAAACGCCGCGGCCGCCGGAGCCGCGGGCTGCTGCTGCGCGGGCGACGGGGCCGGCGCGGTCTCCGGCTCCTGGGCGGCCGGGGCGCAGGCCGACAGGGCGGCGCCCGCCGCGATCGTCGCGAGAGTCCTCTTCATTACTGGTTCTCCTGGGCGGCGAGCGCCGTCTTGCCGGTGGGCACGAAGCTGATCACCACGTGGTTGCGTCCGGCCAGGTACCGCTGGGCCGCCCGTTGCACGTCGGCGGGGGTCAGCGCGCGGTAGCGGGCCAGGTCCTCTTCGGCGTGGTCCGGGTCGGCGGCGTAGTACAGGTACTCGTTCAGGCGGTCGGCCTTGCCTTCCACCGTTTCCAGCGCTCCCACGAAGCCGGTGACCATGGTGTTCACCACGCGGTCAAGCTCCTCCTGCGAGGGCGGCGTCTGGGCAATGCGGGCCACTTCCTCGTTGACGGCGGCCTCGATGCGGTCCAGGTCCACGTCGGGACGGGCCCGCACGCGCACCCAGAAGTCGCCCGACAGCAGCGACGCATCGTTCCACGCCGAGGTGAAGGCGGCGATCTGCTCGTCGTACACCAGGCGCTTGTACAGGCGGGCGCTCTTGCCCTGCGTCAGCACCGAGGCCAGCGTGTTGAGCGCGGCCTCATCGCCCGAAAAGCGCTTGTCGCTACGCCAGATCATGGTCAGCTCGGGGAGCGTGACCCGGTCTTCGCGCGTCGTGTACGTGGTGGCGGCCAGCTGCGGAAGCGCGATCTGCGGGCGCTCCACGTCGGCGTTGCGCGGAATCCACGAGAAGTAGCGCGTTACCCACTGCCGCACCTGGTCGGTGTTCACGTCGCCCACGATGGAGATGGACGCGTTGTTGGGCGCGTAGTAGCGGCGAAAGAACTCGTTGACGTCGTCCACGCGGGCCGAGTCCAGGTCGGCCATGGAGCCGATGGTGGTCCACGAGTACGGGTGGCCGGCCGGGTACAGCAGCGTGGAGGCCGTTTCCCACAGCATGCCGTAGGGCTGGTTCTCGTAGCTCTGGCGGCGCTCGTTCTGCACCACGCCGCGCTGTCCCTGCAGCTTGGACGGGCTCATGGCGTCCAGCAGGCCGCCCATGCGGTCGGCCTCCAGCCACAGCGCCAGTTCCACGGCGTTGGACGGCATGACTTCGTAGTAGTTGGTGCGGTCGGTGTTGGTGCTGCCGTTGTTCCGGGCGCCGGCCGCTTCCAGCAGGTTGTCAAAGTCGCCCTCGGGGACGTTCTTCGATCCTTCGAACATGATGTGCTCGAAGAGGTGGGCAAAGCCGGTGCGGCCCGGCTTTTCGTAGCCGGAGCCCACGTGGTACCACACGTTCACCGACGCCACGGGCGTCGAGTGGTCCTCCGCCACAATCACCTGCAGCCCGTTGGGGAGCGTAAAGGTGGTGTGCGGGATGCTGACCTGCTGCGCCGCCGCCGGCGCCGCGACAAGGCTCAGCAGCAGGACGATGCGTTTCATCATTCTGCCCTTCAGATAGGGTTGGTCGAATCCGGTCACGATAACGCGCCGCGCGGGCCGGGAACAGGGCGCGCCGGGACGATGCTAAAATATTGGCATTCCGCCGCGCGGCAATGCTTGCGGACAGGTTTCGCTGATACCGTGGATGGAGACGGATGTTTCCGGGAGGCCCCTCCCCGTGCAAACTGCCGCACGGAGAGGGGAGAACTGCGGGTTTGGCGTGCTCCGGACAGTTTGTCCCGGCCGCGGGCACCCCTCTCCCCCCGGCCCCCTCTCCCGCAAGCGGGAGAGGGGGAGACCTCACCCCCGTGGCAGGCTCCGGTGCGCGTCCGCGACTTTCGCTCGACGATCGAATTCGCGTCTCAAAAGATACGATGTCCGCCTCCGCCGGCTGCGGCGGAGCGTTTGGTCGAGTATCCCGCAATGCAGTTGAAGCCCCGAACGGCGCCTGTGGGCGTCGTGTCGGGGGTTCCCGCTGTTGGAGCGGCGGATTCATTCGCTCTCGCGGGGGAAGGGTGGGGCCGCCCTGAAGCCCGTAGCGCTTGCTCGCCCTCCATCCCCCGGCGCATCTTTCCCATCCACTCCCGGTCATCCACTCCACCCGCCTCCATCGCACCCATGCGGAACCGACCGTTGTACCTGGCCCTGGCGGCCGGCGTGATCTGCGCCGCGCCGCTCGCCGCGCAGGGAGAATCGCTCACCACGCGCTACCAGGCGCGCGCCGACAGCCTCATCCGCGGCGCCACCCGCGACAGCACCGCGTGGAACCGCATGGCGGAACTGGTGGACCGCTTCGGGCCGCGGTTCAGCGGCACGCCGGAACTGGAGCAGGCCATCGACTGGGTGGTCGCCCGCATGCGCGAGGACGGGCTGGAAAACGTGCACACCGAGCCGGTGATGGTGCCGCGCTGGGTGCGCGGCCAGGAATCCGCCACGCTCACCTCTCCGCGGTCCATGGAGTTGCACATGCTGGGGCTCGGCGGCAGCGTCGGCACGGCGGCGGAGGGCGTGGAGGCCGAGGTGATGGTCGTCGGCAGCTTTGACGAACTGACGCGCCGCGCGTCCGAGGCGAGGGGCAAGATCGTCCTCTTCGACGTTCCCTTCACCACTTACGGCCAGACGCAGCCGTACCGCGGCCGCGGTGCCATCGAGGCCGCGCGCGTGGGCGCCGTCGCCAGCCTGATCCGCTCGCTGGGGCCGTTCGGCATGCAGTCGCCGCACACGGGCGGCATGCGCTACAACGACTCCATCGCCAAAATCCCCGCCGCGGCGCTGTCGATGGAAGATGCCATGCTCATCCACCGCCTCATCGACCGCGGGGAGCGGCCCCGCGTGCGGCTGCGGATGGGCGCGCAGACGCTGGCGGACGTGCCCTCGCGCAACGTGGTCGCCGAAATCCGCGGGAGCGAGCTACCCAACGAGGTCGTGGTGATGGGCGGCCACATCGACTCGTGGGACGTGGCGCCCGGGGCGATGGACGACGCGGGCGGCTGCGTGGCGGCCTGGGAGGCGCTCCGGGTGATGAAGCGCCTGGGGATGCGTCCG of Longimicrobium terrae contains these proteins:
- a CDS encoding M16 family metallopeptidase, encoding MKRIVLLLSLVAAPAAAQQVSIPHTTFTLPNGLQVIVAEDHSTPVASVNVWYHVGSGYEKPGRTGFAHLFEHIMFEGSKNVPEGDFDNLLEAAGARNNGSTNTDRTNYYEVMPSNAVELALWLEADRMGGLLDAMSPSKLQGQRGVVQNERRQSYENQPYGMLWETASTLLYPAGHPYSWTTIGSMADLDSARVDDVNEFFRRYYAPNNASISIVGDVNTDQVRQWVTRYFSWIPRNADVERPQIALPQLAATTYTTREDRVTLPELTMIWRSDKRFSGDEAALNTLASVLTQGKSARLYKRLVYDEQIAAFTSAWNDASLLSGDFWVRVRARPDVDLDRIEAAVNEEVARIAQTPPSQEELDRVVNTMVTGFVGALETVEGKADRLNEYLYYAADPDHAEEDLARYRALTPADVQRAAQRYLAGRNHVVISFVPTGKTALAAQENQ
- a CDS encoding M16 family metallopeptidase, translating into MKRTLATIAAGAALSACAPAAQEPETAPAPSPAQQQPAAPAAAAFPTTAPSTSAAPRIDLPDAVRRTLPNGLKVVYIQQRELPVVSALMLTRGAGTGDEPANASGLASFTASMLDEGAGGKNSLQLADALDLLGASLTTSAGVDAAQANLYVLKQNFPAALRLMADVVTRPDFPQREVDRLRQERLTQLARARDEATTIANYAFSSLVYGEQHPYGRYPTQATTERLNRAAVAAFHARGYRPENSTLILVGDVDPAQMEPLVEQAFGSWRATGTGPSLTATPATPAALNRTTVYLVDKPGAAQSEIRIGHPGVARNTPDYYALLVMNTLLGASFTSRLNTNLRETHGWAYGASSGYQMLRGAGPFTARAGVQTNATDSSVVEFFKELNRIRTEDVTEAELDKARRYVALRLPDQLETTSDIAAQYGNLETYGIDPSFLETYVERTMAVTAADLRRVANQYVRPGQSVVVVVGDRSKVEAGLRAANVGTVVVRDVSEFVK
- a CDS encoding M28 family metallopeptidase — protein: MRNRPLYLALAAGVICAAPLAAQGESLTTRYQARADSLIRGATRDSTAWNRMAELVDRFGPRFSGTPELEQAIDWVVARMREDGLENVHTEPVMVPRWVRGQESATLTSPRSMELHMLGLGGSVGTAAEGVEAEVMVVGSFDELTRRASEARGKIVLFDVPFTTYGQTQPYRGRGAIEAARVGAVASLIRSLGPFGMQSPHTGGMRYNDSIAKIPAAALSMEDAMLIHRLIDRGERPRVRLRMGAQTLADVPSRNVVAEIRGSELPNEVVVMGGHIDSWDVAPGAMDDAGGCVAAWEALRVMKRLGMRPRRTVRVVLWTNEENGTRGGTAYRDAHRAELPNHILAIESDEGVFAPKGFSVTATEPAVAQVRQIAALLRSIGADSVELGGGGADIGPIMQQGVPGMGLMVEQEKYFWYHHTSADTPDKLDPVDIARSVAAMAVMSYVAADAPVRIAFGRPPAN